One window of the Pseudomonas sp. S04 genome contains the following:
- a CDS encoding methyl-accepting chemotaxis protein: protein MLLMVVVSYSRLLKIEASENSVRDDAVPGVYYSSMIRSAWVDSYLKIQKMLGLEEGQGVNEQDLADFKAFEQRLEEQMANYAATIHGVEDRTEFDAFEKAHQDFKRILATVLELHKNHQEQEAIKLFNEQLTPAWVAGRLKLNDVIRENKAVADHATTAIDDAVVAAKISMGVSLLVAVLAAALCGLLLMRAIMAPMNRIVKILEIMRTGDLSNRLNLDRKDEFGAVESGFNDMMTELTALVSQAQRSSVQVTTSVTEIAATSKQQQATATETAATTTEIGATSREIAATSRDLVRTMTEVSTAADQASVLAGSGQQGLARMEDTMHSVMGAADLVNAKLAILNEKAGNINQVVVTIVKVADQTNLLSLNAAIEAEKAGEYGRGFAVVATEVRRLADQTAVATYDIEQMVREIQSAVSAGVMGMDKFSEEVRRGMSEVQQVGEQLSQIIHQVQALAPRVLMVNEGMQAQATGAEQINHALVQLGDASSQTVESLRQASFAIDELSQVAVGLRSGVSRFKV, encoded by the coding sequence ATGCTGTTGATGGTGGTCGTCTCTTATTCACGTCTGCTGAAGATCGAAGCCAGCGAGAACAGCGTTCGCGACGATGCCGTGCCTGGGGTCTACTACAGCTCGATGATTCGCAGTGCCTGGGTCGACAGCTACCTCAAGATCCAGAAAATGCTCGGCCTGGAGGAAGGGCAGGGGGTCAATGAGCAAGACCTCGCCGATTTCAAGGCCTTCGAGCAGCGTCTCGAAGAACAAATGGCCAACTACGCCGCGACTATTCATGGTGTCGAGGACCGCACCGAGTTCGATGCCTTCGAGAAAGCGCATCAGGATTTCAAGCGGATTCTGGCCACCGTCCTTGAGCTGCATAAGAACCACCAGGAGCAAGAGGCAATCAAGCTGTTCAACGAGCAGTTGACGCCAGCCTGGGTTGCCGGCCGCCTGAAGCTCAATGATGTCATCCGCGAGAACAAGGCGGTTGCCGACCACGCGACCACCGCCATCGACGACGCCGTCGTCGCGGCGAAAATCAGCATGGGCGTGTCGTTGTTGGTGGCGGTGCTGGCGGCGGCGCTCTGCGGCCTGCTGCTGATGCGCGCGATCATGGCGCCGATGAACCGCATCGTGAAGATCCTCGAAATCATGCGCACCGGGGACTTGAGCAATCGCCTCAACCTCGACCGCAAGGATGAGTTCGGCGCCGTGGAAAGCGGCTTCAACGACATGATGACCGAGCTCACCGCGCTGGTGTCCCAGGCCCAGCGTTCTTCGGTACAGGTCACCACCTCGGTGACCGAGATCGCCGCCACCTCCAAGCAACAGCAGGCCACGGCCACCGAAACTGCGGCGACCACCACGGAAATCGGGGCGACCTCGCGGGAAATCGCGGCGACCTCCCGCGACCTGGTACGCACCATGACCGAGGTTTCCACCGCTGCCGATCAGGCTTCGGTACTGGCCGGCTCCGGTCAACAGGGCCTGGCACGCATGGAAGACACCATGCACTCGGTGATGGGCGCGGCCGACCTGGTCAATGCCAAGCTGGCGATCCTCAATGAGAAGGCCGGCAACATCAACCAGGTGGTGGTGACCATCGTCAAGGTCGCCGACCAGACCAACCTGCTGTCGCTGAACGCCGCCATCGAGGCGGAAAAGGCCGGTGAGTACGGTCGCGGTTTTGCCGTGGTCGCCACCGAAGTGCGGCGCCTGGCCGACCAGACGGCCGTTGCCACCTATGACATCGAGCAGATGGTCCGTGAGATCCAGTCGGCGGTCTCGGCCGGTGTGATGGGCATGGACAAGTTCTCCGAAGAAGTGCGCCGCGGCATGTCCGAGGTGCAGCAGGTCGGCGAACAACTGTCGCAGATCATCCATCAGGTCCAGGCGCTGGCGCCGCGGGTGCTGATGGTCAACGAAGGCATGCAGGCCCAGGCCACCGGCGCCGAACAGATCAACCACGCGCTGGTGCAGTTGGGCGATGCCAGCAGCCAGACCGTCGAGTCGCTGCGCCAGGCCAGTTTCGCCATCGACGAATTGAGCCAGGTGGCCGTCGGGCTGCGCAGCGGCGTCTCGCGATTCAAAGTCTGA
- a CDS encoding chemotaxis protein CheW has translation MSELVVKRGAGVAPKQALFLVFRIGGERYALQAVEVAEVLPRLPLKPIAQAPHWVAGVFGYRGTVVPVIDVGALTFGLAAEARTSTRLVLVHYRPDATLPAQLLGLILEQATDTLRCNPTEFQPYGLDNRQAPYLGPVREDAQGLLQWVRVADLLDAQVQALLFPSPPLDLSMLEDRA, from the coding sequence ATGAGCGAGCTCGTGGTCAAGCGGGGCGCGGGTGTGGCCCCGAAACAAGCGCTGTTCCTGGTGTTTCGCATCGGTGGCGAGCGTTATGCCTTGCAGGCCGTCGAGGTGGCGGAGGTGCTGCCACGCCTGCCGCTCAAGCCGATTGCCCAGGCGCCGCATTGGGTCGCCGGGGTGTTCGGCTACCGCGGGACGGTGGTGCCGGTGATCGATGTCGGCGCGCTGACCTTCGGCCTGGCTGCCGAAGCACGCACCAGCACCCGCCTGGTGCTGGTGCACTATCGACCCGATGCCACGCTGCCAGCGCAGTTGCTGGGATTGATTCTCGAGCAGGCCACCGACACCTTGCGCTGCAATCCGACGGAGTTTCAACCCTACGGCCTGGACAATCGCCAGGCGCCGTACCTGGGGCCCGTGCGCGAAGATGCCCAGGGACTGCTGCAATGGGTGCGGGTCGCGGACCTGCTGGATGCCCAGGTGCAGGCCCTGCTGTTTCCGTCGCCACCCTTGGACCTGTCAATGCTTGAGGATCGAGCATGA
- a CDS encoding CheR family methyltransferase, producing the protein MSSDQRFFDFLKERIGLDVTSVGPAIIERAVRQRTTAQQVQTADQYWQRLLGSRDEQQALIEAVIVPETWFFRYPESFATLARLASKRLGELNNMRALRILSLPCSTGEEPYSIAMALLDAGLAPHQFKVDGLDVSPLSVERAKRACYGKNSFRGEQGDFRERHFSAEDDGYRLSERVREQVRLQVGNLLDPSLLANEPAYDFVFCRNLLIYFDLPTQTQVFEVLKRLTHVDGVLFIGPAEGSLLGRLGMRSIGIPQSFAFSRHSEPEPQPLPAYIAPALPVSLPVRRAPAPPVRSRPFASVARPVSPRAEQPDAGDAAVLLAHIATLANEGKSPQARAACEAYLRSHGPVAQVFYWLGLLSDVAGSVLEAQGFYRKALYLEPQHPEALMHLAALLASQGDVAGSRRLQERAARNERTADSERKR; encoded by the coding sequence ATGAGCAGCGACCAGCGCTTTTTCGACTTCCTCAAAGAACGCATCGGCCTGGACGTGACCTCCGTCGGGCCGGCGATCATCGAGCGCGCGGTACGCCAGCGCACGACCGCGCAGCAGGTGCAAACGGCCGATCAATACTGGCAACGCTTGCTGGGTTCGCGAGACGAACAGCAAGCGCTGATCGAAGCGGTGATCGTGCCCGAGACCTGGTTTTTCCGGTATCCGGAATCCTTTGCCACCCTGGCCAGGCTGGCCAGCAAGCGCCTGGGCGAGCTCAATAACATGCGGGCTCTGCGCATCCTCAGCCTGCCGTGCTCCACCGGCGAGGAGCCCTATTCGATTGCCATGGCCTTGCTCGATGCCGGGTTGGCACCTCATCAGTTCAAGGTCGACGGCCTGGACGTCAGCCCGTTGTCGGTGGAGCGGGCCAAGCGGGCGTGCTATGGCAAGAACTCCTTTCGCGGAGAGCAGGGCGATTTTCGCGAGCGGCATTTCAGCGCTGAAGACGACGGTTATCGCCTCAGCGAGCGGGTTCGCGAACAAGTGCGTTTGCAGGTCGGCAACCTACTGGACCCAAGCTTGCTGGCCAATGAACCGGCCTATGACTTCGTGTTTTGCCGCAACTTGCTGATCTACTTTGACCTGCCGACACAGACCCAGGTCTTTGAAGTGCTCAAGCGCCTGACCCACGTCGATGGCGTGCTGTTCATCGGCCCGGCCGAAGGCAGTCTGCTGGGGCGCCTGGGCATGCGCTCGATCGGCATTCCCCAGTCGTTCGCCTTCAGCCGCCACAGCGAGCCTGAACCCCAGCCACTGCCGGCCTACATTGCGCCAGCGCTGCCAGTGAGCTTGCCGGTGCGCCGCGCGCCTGCGCCGCCAGTGCGCAGTCGACCCTTTGCAAGCGTAGCCCGCCCAGTGTCGCCGCGGGCCGAGCAGCCAGACGCTGGCGATGCGGCGGTGCTGCTGGCACACATTGCGACCCTGGCCAACGAAGGCAAAAGCCCGCAAGCGCGTGCCGCCTGTGAGGCGTACCTGCGCAGCCACGGCCCGGTGGCGCAAGTGTTCTACTGGTTAGGCCTGCTCAGTGATGTGGCTGGCAGCGTGCTGGAAGCCCAGGGGTTTTATCGCAAGGCGTTGTACCTGGAGCCGCAACACCCCGAAGCCCTGATGCACCTGGCCGCGTTGCTCGCGTCCCAGGGCGATGTGGCTGGGAGCCGACGCTTGCAGGAGCGCGCGGCGCGCAACGAACGTACCGCTGACAGTGAGCGCAAACGATGA
- a CDS encoding chemotaxis protein CheW, with amino-acid sequence MTGSVSLNVTHADAQAIDDCWNRIGVHGDKSCGLLAEHIHCRNCAVYSAAATRLLDRYALQQDDQAHGSATVEVQVATRSLLMFRLGEEWLALSTRSLVEVAPLQPVHSLPHQRSRALMGVANVRGALVACLSLVELLGLEASTATASGARVMPRMLIIAAHGGPVVVPVDEVDGIHAIDQRLLDAASRSGQQASAKYTRGVLPFNGRSLRWLDEEQLLSAVTRSLT; translated from the coding sequence ATGACCGGTTCAGTTTCGTTGAACGTAACCCACGCCGATGCCCAGGCCATCGACGACTGCTGGAACCGCATCGGCGTCCACGGTGACAAGTCCTGTGGGTTGCTGGCCGAGCATATTCATTGCCGCAACTGCGCGGTCTACTCGGCCGCGGCTACCCGCTTGCTGGACCGCTATGCGCTGCAGCAGGACGACCAGGCCCATGGCTCGGCGACGGTCGAGGTACAGGTCGCCACCCGTTCATTGCTGATGTTTCGCCTGGGCGAAGAGTGGCTGGCGCTGAGCACCCGCAGCCTGGTGGAAGTGGCGCCTTTGCAGCCGGTGCATTCCTTGCCCCACCAGCGCTCGCGGGCGCTGATGGGGGTGGCCAATGTGCGCGGCGCACTGGTGGCCTGCCTGTCGCTGGTGGAGTTGCTGGGGCTGGAGGCCTCGACGGCGACCGCGTCCGGTGCGCGGGTCATGCCGCGCATGTTGATCATTGCCGCCCACGGCGGTCCGGTGGTGGTACCGGTGGACGAGGTCGATGGGATCCATGCGATTGATCAACGGCTGCTCGACGCAGCCTCGCGCTCGGGCCAGCAGGCCAGCGCGAAGTACACCCGAGGCGTATTGCCATTTAACGGTCGCAGTTTGCGTTGGCTGGATGAAGAGCAGTTGCTGTCCGCCGTGACCCGGAGCCTCACATGA
- a CDS encoding hybrid sensor histidine kinase/response regulator codes for MTPEQMRDASLLELFSLEAEAQTQVLSAGLLALERDPTQADHLEACMRAAHSLKGAARIVGVDAGVEVSHVMEDCLVSAQEGRLLLRPEHIDALLQGTDLLMRIATPGNEVGPSDIYAYVALMGQLLDPASAPTPVSLPPLAPELPMAELQLEPPAVRFELSEPEPLLAELAKPAKRVTEGGERVLRVTAERLNSLLDLSSKSLVETQRLKPYLATLQRLKRMQSNGLRALENLNAQLKEQSLSLEVEEALEDARRLLAESQQLLAEQTAELDEFAWQASQRAQVLYDTALACRMRPFADVLTGQARMVRDLGRSLGKQVRLEIEGEKTQVDRDVLEKLEAPLTHLLRNAVDHGIESPEQRLLAGKPAEGLIRLRASHQAGLLVLELSDDGNGVDLERVRRSIVQRQLSPAETAAQLSEEELLTFLFLPGFSLRDKVTEVSGRGVGLDAVQHMVRQLRGAVVLEQKAGEGSRFHLEVPLTLSVVRSLVVEVGEEAYAFPLAHIERMCDLAPEDIVQVEGRQHFWHEGRHVGLVAATQLLQRPVSQNSAATLKVVVIRERDAVYGVAVERFIGERTLVVLPLDERLGKIQDISAGALLDDGSVVLIVDVEDMLRSVDKLLNTGRLERIARHSQQAAQVARKRILVVDDSLTVRELQRKLLLNRGYDVAVAVDGMDGWNALRAEDFDLLITDIDMPRMDGIELVSLLRRDNRLQSLPVMVVSYKDREEDRRRGLDAGADYYLAKASFHDDALLDAVVELIGGARA; via the coding sequence ATGACCCCCGAGCAAATGCGCGACGCGTCGCTGCTGGAGTTGTTCAGCCTGGAGGCCGAGGCCCAGACCCAAGTACTCAGCGCCGGGTTGCTGGCGCTGGAGCGTGATCCGACCCAGGCCGATCACCTGGAAGCCTGCATGCGCGCCGCCCACTCGCTCAAGGGCGCGGCGCGGATTGTTGGCGTCGATGCCGGGGTCGAAGTGTCCCATGTGATGGAGGATTGCCTGGTCAGTGCCCAGGAAGGCCGGCTTCTGCTGCGCCCCGAGCACATTGACGCGTTGCTGCAAGGCACCGACCTGCTGATGCGCATCGCCACGCCTGGCAACGAGGTCGGGCCCAGTGATATCTACGCCTATGTGGCGTTGATGGGGCAGTTGCTCGATCCCGCGTCGGCACCGACACCGGTGAGCCTGCCACCGCTGGCGCCGGAGCTGCCGATGGCCGAATTGCAACTCGAACCGCCGGCCGTGCGCTTCGAACTGTCGGAGCCGGAGCCTCTGCTGGCGGAACTCGCCAAGCCTGCCAAACGGGTCACCGAGGGCGGCGAGCGGGTGCTACGGGTGACTGCCGAGCGCCTGAACAGCCTGCTCGACCTGTCGAGTAAATCGCTGGTCGAGACCCAGCGTTTGAAACCCTATCTGGCGACCCTGCAGCGCCTCAAGCGTATGCAGAGTAACGGCCTGCGTGCCCTGGAAAACCTCAATGCCCAGCTCAAGGAGCAGAGCCTGAGCCTGGAAGTCGAGGAGGCCCTGGAGGATGCGCGGCGGCTGCTGGCCGAGTCTCAGCAATTGCTGGCGGAGCAAACGGCAGAGCTGGACGAGTTTGCCTGGCAAGCCAGCCAGCGTGCCCAGGTGCTGTATGACACTGCGCTGGCCTGCCGCATGCGCCCGTTTGCCGACGTGCTGACCGGCCAGGCGCGGATGGTCCGCGACCTGGGCCGCAGCCTCGGCAAACAGGTGCGCCTGGAGATCGAGGGCGAAAAGACCCAGGTCGACCGCGACGTGCTGGAAAAACTCGAAGCACCGCTGACGCACCTGTTGCGCAATGCGGTGGACCACGGCATCGAGTCGCCGGAGCAGCGCTTGCTGGCCGGCAAACCGGCCGAAGGGCTGATCCGCCTGCGGGCGTCCCATCAGGCTGGCCTGCTGGTGCTGGAACTGAGCGACGACGGCAACGGCGTGGACCTGGAGCGGGTCCGGCGCAGCATCGTCCAGCGTCAACTGTCGCCGGCCGAGACCGCGGCGCAATTGAGTGAAGAGGAACTGCTGACGTTCCTGTTCCTGCCCGGCTTCAGCCTGCGCGACAAAGTTACTGAAGTCTCCGGCCGTGGCGTCGGCCTCGACGCCGTCCAGCACATGGTGCGCCAGTTGCGCGGCGCGGTGGTGCTGGAGCAGAAGGCGGGCGAGGGCAGTCGTTTCCACCTTGAAGTGCCGCTGACCCTGTCGGTGGTGCGTAGCCTGGTGGTGGAAGTCGGCGAGGAGGCCTACGCCTTCCCGCTGGCGCACATCGAGCGCATGTGCGACCTGGCGCCAGAGGATATCGTGCAGGTGGAGGGGCGCCAGCACTTCTGGCACGAGGGCCGGCATGTCGGGCTGGTGGCTGCCACCCAGTTGCTGCAACGGCCGGTGAGCCAGAACAGCGCCGCCACCCTCAAGGTGGTGGTGATTCGTGAGCGCGATGCGGTGTACGGTGTGGCCGTCGAGCGTTTTATCGGCGAGCGCACCCTGGTGGTGCTGCCGCTGGATGAGCGTCTGGGCAAGATCCAGGATATTTCCGCCGGGGCCTTGCTGGATGACGGTTCGGTGGTGCTGATCGTCGACGTCGAGGACATGCTGCGCTCGGTGGATAAACTGCTCAATACCGGGCGCCTGGAGCGGATCGCCCGGCACAGCCAGCAAGCCGCGCAGGTGGCCCGCAAGCGGATCCTGGTGGTCGATGACTCGCTGACGGTGCGTGAGTTGCAACGCAAGCTGCTGCTCAACCGAGGTTATGACGTGGCCGTCGCCGTTGACGGCATGGACGGCTGGAACGCCCTGCGCGCCGAGGACTTCGACCTGTTGATTACTGATATCGATATGCCGCGCATGGACGGGATCGAGCTGGTCTCGCTGTTGCGCCGCGACAATCGCCTGCAGTCACTGCCAGTGATGGTGGTGTCCTACAAGGACCGCGAAGAGGACCGGCGCCGTGGACTGGACGCTGGAGCCGACTATTATCTAGCCAAAGCCAGCTTTCATGACGATGCGCTGCTCGACGCAGTGGTAGAGCTCATAGGAGGAGCGCGGGCATGA
- a CDS encoding chemotaxis response regulator protein-glutamate methylesterase produces MKIAIVNDMPMAVEALRRALAFEPAHQVVWVASNGKEAVQRCAELTPDLILMDLIMPVMDGVEATRRIMADTPCAIVIVTVDRQQNVHRVFEAMGYGALDVVDTPALGAGNAQEAAAPLLRKIINIGWLIGEKGNRERPAPSPLRSSASRQRLVAIGSSAGGPAALEVLLKGLPRDFPAAIVLVQHVDQVFAAGMAQWLSSVSGLNVRLAQEGEPPQSGTVLLAGTNHHIRLLKNGTLAYTAEPVNEIYRPSIDVFFESVASYWNGDAVGVLLTGMGRDGAQGLKLMRQQGYLTIAQDQHSSAVYGMPKAAAAIDAAVEIRPLEKIAPRLLEIFAK; encoded by the coding sequence ATGAAGATCGCAATCGTCAACGATATGCCGATGGCTGTGGAAGCGCTGCGCCGGGCCCTGGCGTTCGAGCCGGCGCACCAGGTGGTGTGGGTGGCCAGCAATGGCAAGGAGGCGGTGCAGCGTTGCGCCGAACTGACGCCGGACCTGATCCTCATGGACCTGATCATGCCGGTCATGGACGGGGTCGAGGCGACCCGCCGGATCATGGCGGATACGCCGTGCGCCATCGTCATCGTCACGGTCGATCGCCAGCAGAATGTGCATCGGGTGTTCGAGGCCATGGGGTACGGCGCGCTGGATGTAGTCGACACGCCGGCCCTGGGGGCCGGCAATGCCCAGGAAGCCGCCGCACCGCTGCTGCGTAAAATCATCAACATTGGCTGGCTGATCGGCGAGAAGGGCAACCGCGAACGCCCGGCACCCAGCCCGCTGCGCAGTTCGGCCTCGCGCCAGCGCTTGGTCGCCATTGGCTCCTCGGCTGGCGGTCCGGCGGCGCTGGAAGTGCTGCTCAAGGGCTTGCCGCGGGATTTCCCGGCGGCCATCGTGCTGGTGCAACACGTGGACCAGGTGTTCGCCGCCGGCATGGCGCAATGGCTCAGCAGTGTCAGTGGCCTGAACGTACGCCTGGCCCAGGAGGGCGAGCCGCCGCAAAGCGGCACGGTGTTGCTGGCTGGCACCAACCACCATATTCGCTTGTTGAAAAACGGCACGCTGGCCTACACCGCCGAGCCGGTCAACGAAATCTACCGGCCCTCGATCGATGTGTTCTTCGAAAGTGTGGCCAGTTACTGGAACGGTGATGCAGTGGGTGTGCTGCTCACCGGAATGGGCCGCGATGGAGCCCAGGGACTCAAATTGATGCGCCAGCAGGGCTACCTGACCATCGCTCAGGATCAGCACAGCAGCGCGGTGTACGGTATGCCCAAGGCCGCCGCCGCCATCGACGCCGCGGTGGAAATTCGCCCGCTGGAAAAAATAGCGCCACGATTGCTGGAGATCTTTGCAAAATGA
- a CDS encoding response regulator gives MDELQLDDFKNDENAAMVLLVDDQAMIGEAVRRGLANEDNIDFHFCADPHQAIAQAIRIKPTVILQDLVMPGLDGLTLVRDYRNHPATKDIPIIVLSTKEDPLIKSAAFAAGANDYLVKLPDNIELVARIRYHSRSYTTLIQRDAAYRALRVSQQQLLDTNLVLQRLMNSDGLTGLSNRRHFDEYLELEWRRSLRDQTQLSLLMIDVDYFKSYNDSFGHLEGDEALRKVATAIRDASSRPSDLPARYGGEEFALVLPNTSPGGARLVAEKLRQTVAALKIPHIAPAEGASLTISIGLSTITPQQGSDCRQLILAADKGLYLAKHNGRNQVGIE, from the coding sequence ATGGATGAGTTACAGCTCGACGATTTCAAGAACGATGAAAATGCCGCGATGGTGCTGCTGGTCGACGACCAGGCGATGATCGGCGAAGCCGTGCGGCGGGGTCTGGCGAACGAAGACAACATCGACTTCCATTTCTGCGCCGACCCGCACCAGGCCATCGCCCAGGCCATTCGCATCAAGCCGACGGTGATCCTGCAGGACTTGGTGATGCCTGGCCTGGACGGCCTGACGCTGGTGCGCGACTACCGCAACCACCCGGCGACCAAGGACATCCCGATCATTGTGCTGTCGACCAAGGAAGATCCCTTGATCAAGAGCGCGGCGTTTGCCGCCGGGGCCAACGATTACCTGGTGAAACTGCCGGACAATATCGAGCTGGTGGCGCGCATTCGCTATCACTCGCGCTCCTACACCACGCTGATCCAGCGCGATGCAGCCTATCGGGCATTGCGGGTCAGCCAGCAGCAGTTGCTCGACACCAACCTGGTGCTGCAACGGTTGATGAACTCCGACGGCCTGACCGGCCTGTCGAACCGCCGGCACTTCGACGAGTACCTGGAGCTGGAATGGCGGCGCTCGTTGCGCGACCAGACCCAATTGTCGCTGTTGATGATCGATGTCGACTACTTCAAGTCCTATAACGACAGCTTCGGTCATCTTGAGGGCGATGAAGCCCTGCGCAAGGTAGCGACCGCGATCCGCGATGCCAGTAGCCGGCCCTCGGACCTGCCCGCGCGTTATGGCGGTGAAGAGTTCGCCCTGGTGCTGCCCAACACCTCGCCGGGTGGCGCACGACTGGTGGCGGAAAAACTCCGTCAGACCGTCGCCGCCCTGAAAATTCCACACATCGCCCCGGCCGAAGGTGCGAGCCTGACCATCAGCATCGGCCTGTCGACCATCACCCCACAGCAGGGCAGCGACTGCCGGCAATTGATTTTGGCGGCAGACAAGGGTTTGTACCTGGCCAAGCACAATGGGCGCAATCAGGTGGGGATTGAGTAA